The stretch of DNA TGTGGCAGCGCGACCTCTGTGAGTCTCTGGGCTTGCGCGGCCGCATCCTGATCTCGGAGCATGGCCTGAACGGCACGCTCGGCGGCGACCTGCCGGCACTCAAACGTTACGTGCGCAAGACGCGCGACTACCCGGCGTTCAAGAACATCGACTTCAAGTGGAGCGAAGGAACGGGCCTCGACGAGGCCGGCCTGAGCCTCGATTTTCCCCGACTCGTGGTGAAGGTTCGCGATGAGATCGTGAGCTTCGGCGCGCCCGGTGAATTGCGGGTGGATTCCGAGGGCGTCATCGGCGGCGGCACCAAGTTGGCCCCGGCCGAACTGCATGACCTCGTGGCCGAGCGCGGAGACGAGGTGGTTTTCTTCGACGGACGCAACGCATTCGAGGCCGAGATCGGCCGGTTCACCGACGCAATCGTGCCCGATGTCGCTACAACGCGGGATTTCGTCGCTGAGCTCGACAGCGGCAAATACGACCATCTCAAGGACAAACCGGTCGTGACCTACTGCACCGGCGGCATCCGCTGCGAGGTGCTCAGCGGGCTCATGAAGGCGCGTGGTTTCGGCGAGGTCTACCAACTCGACGGCGGCATCGTGCGCTACGGCGAGGCGTTCGGTGATGACGGGCTCTGGGACGGCTCACTCTACGTATTCGACCAGCGGATGTCGGTCGACTTCGGTCGCAACACCCCGGTGATCGGGCGGTGCACGGTCTGCGGCGACCCCACGAAAAACATGCTCAACTGCCGCGACCTGTCGTGCCGTGAGCAACTCGTGGTGTGCCCCGGCTGCGTGGAGGCCTCGCCTCCGGCCTGCGCGGCGCACGCCGGAACATCCGCGTCGCGCTAACCCGCTCGAAATCCCCCGCGAGTGAGCAGTTGTTGTTGCCTCGGCCCGCCTGAGAGCCCAACAACTGCTCACTCGCGGACTTAGATGCCGGTAACACGGATGAGTTTTCTCCCGCGAGCGAACTCGCGCGCCGGCGCACTCGACAGCGTCAGCAGGA from Leifsonia psychrotolerans encodes:
- a CDS encoding rhodanese-related sulfurtransferase, which produces MAIPKILLYYVFTPLADSDAVRLWQRDLCESLGLRGRILISEHGLNGTLGGDLPALKRYVRKTRDYPAFKNIDFKWSEGTGLDEAGLSLDFPRLVVKVRDEIVSFGAPGELRVDSEGVIGGGTKLAPAELHDLVAERGDEVVFFDGRNAFEAEIGRFTDAIVPDVATTRDFVAELDSGKYDHLKDKPVVTYCTGGIRCEVLSGLMKARGFGEVYQLDGGIVRYGEAFGDDGLWDGSLYVFDQRMSVDFGRNTPVIGRCTVCGDPTKNMLNCRDLSCREQLVVCPGCVEASPPACAAHAGTSASR